A genome region from Chiroxiphia lanceolata isolate bChiLan1 chromosome 5, bChiLan1.pri, whole genome shotgun sequence includes the following:
- the SCAF11 gene encoding protein SCAF11 isoform X3 yields the protein MKNRKQCVQDTEDQKHEGMEGEENEESCSCSALLYDGNTCPICLNCLLEQEIGFPENCSHTFCMTCILKWAETQASCPIDRRPFQAVCRLDALDKQIKVQVKKQQRRKEEEEETCAYNKETYSHMKMRSSVRRAVCPNRGLLTAKLSKVVTKKYNNILYDKRNKKGLSGKINKPRRQTCWNECIRTNFFSTLLASDSSEESFFSCRNDCTELTEVNAGIRQKRQELELSCSSVIARVERVPLMSFGAEAETFLLTSTAVAETILPTNIRPLENFESLGKGYAVACTQEGEEKKETSGSSGTRGSRRKLVNTTPTRRSARNTKNETLSQSRISPRSSSSACSASDGNNPSLNKTHSEPEKAPPKRKSKRAVKQQTPVVKKKLRSSARSEKLPSGSVEDDDVAESEAVLTLDKDHQSDIESSNASLAQKNNGETESANGLESCSEHAETEETTGECNQDEDTSGNVDLSFSVQEPPILTLGGESQESEVKGITERKVDLTDQDICENSLERTETVASPKDDICDHTTFEKVNQMSCSPQNESMENVETLTTVDQPIASQENESLEHLEPLGKGQLSESPRRELSDHPKVMEIANSEAELKPVVDCASLKTLQDEERDMLIHSISVDSTSEQSLKENAISESEEGGTSESPQVNAEHKRFGEDNNEMIAMDCDSFCSDQNEPQIEQLPPAESTEQGEVNSLQCDVGNCASISDEKDEAIPQERECQPELKKEKKTRTRRSRFHSPSTTWSPSRREGRKSQSPSPKRDMNRDRSSRSPKKETVREGRRSLSYSPKRETLRDEKKTPSQSPKRETVRESRRSSSRSRTKDSSPRQKSRSRSSDRDCQRRDHDRERRNRRWSRSRSRSRSRSRTRSKGSSFSRSERESHSPRWKERWTNDNWRSPRKNDRYRRNDQEKQNENLKREKDSTEKSNDDHCSSDKQRNDCPDWVMERINSGPEVRNREREKPHWEDSRHDNSGQSWNKNFGSGWIPNRGRGQRGRGGRGRGGFMYGDQSENHWQNRKPLSGNSDGPGNEASRFSEHQTYKRKNEPDYSFDTPADRSGWTSASSWAVRKTLPADVQNYYLRRGRNSSSPQSGWGMRQEEETPEQDPNPKDQGNQQSDGSQLPINMMQQQMNVMPQVNAQHQPMNIFPYPVGVHPPLMNMQRNPFNIHPPMPMHLPAGVPLIQVAAPTNISQGLPPPPPPPPPSQQVSYIASQQDGKQLQGIPNAAHVSNNMSVPALPAPAAVLGNVGTVQGPSSGNATSSGHIKSSNAAVKLGDNKASVTVEASADSSKKDQKLLIQEKAAQEVKLAIKPFYQNKDITKEEYKEIVRKAVDKVCHSKSGEVNSAKVANLVKAYVDKYKHSRKKNPEEAVSCERK from the exons acaCAGGCTTCATGTCCTATCGATCGCAGACCCTTTCAAGCAGTGTGCAGGCTGGATGCATTGGACAAACAGATAAAG GTTCAGgttaaaaagcagcaaaggaggaaggaagaagaagaagaaacctGTGCCTACAATAAGGAAACTTATAGCCATATGAAGATGAGAAGTTCTGTGAG AAGAGCTGTATGTCCAAACAGAGGGCTATTAACAGCAAAATTAAGCAAAGTTGTGACgaaaaaataca ATAATATTTTGTATGACAAACGAAACAAGAAAGGTTTGTCTGGGAAGATAAATAAG CCCAGAAGACAGACCTGCTGGAATGAGTGCATCAGAACTAATTTCTTCAGCACACTTCTGGCCAGTGATAGcagtgaagaatctttttttaGCTGTAGAAATGACTG TACAGAACTCACAGAAGTCAATGCAGGGATCAGACAGAAGAGACAAGAACTGGAATTGTCCTGTTCATCTGTGATTGCTAGAGTTGAAAG AGTTCCTTTAATGTCATTTGGAGCTGAAGCCGAGACCTTTCTTCTCACTTCTACTGCAGTGGCAGAGACAATTCTTCCAACGAATATCAGGCCTTTGGAAAACTTtg AATCTTTAGGCAAAGGATATGCTGTTGCTTGTACccaagaaggagaagagaaaaaggaaacttcTGGTTCATCTGGCACTAGAGGAAGTAGGAGGAAATTGGTTAATACTACTCCTACAAGAAGGTCTGCACGAAACACCAAAAACGAGACTCTGAGTCAATCTCGGATCTCACCTCGATCAAGCAGTTCTGCTTGCAGTGCCTCTGACGGCAATAACCCATCCCTGAATAAAACTCATTCAGAACCAGAGAAGGCTCCTCCAAAACGCAAGTCTAAAAGAGCAGTTAAACAACAAACACCTGTGgtgaaaaagaaactgagaagtTCTGCACGTTCTGAAAAATTGCCCAGTGGCTCTGTGGAAGATGATGATGTTGCTGAGTCTGAAGCAGTTCTAACGTTAGATAAAGACCATCAGTCAGATATTGAAAGCAGCAATGCAAGCCTTGCACAGAAGAATAATGGGGAGACAGAATCTGCTAATGGATTGGAAAGCTGTAGTGAACATGCAGAAACTGAGGAAACTACAGGAGAATGCAACCAAGATGAAGATACTTCAGGCAATGTGGATTTAAGTTTTTCTGTCCAGGAGCCTCCAATACTAACTTTAGGAGGTGAAAGTCAGGAATCTGAAGTAAAAGGTattactgaaagaaaagtaGATCTTACTGATCAAGACATTTGTGAAAATTCTCTTGAACGAACAGAAACAGTAGCTAGTCCCAAAGATGACATATGTGACCATACAACTTTTGAAAAAGTAAATCAGATGTCATGTAGTCCTCAAAATGAATCAATGGAAAATGTAGAAACTTTGACAACAGTAGATCAACCCATAGCTAGTCAAGAAAATGAATCGTTGGAACACCTAGAACCTTTGGGAAAAGGTCAGTTGTCAGAGAGCCCCAGAAGAGAATTGTCTGATCATCCCAAAGTCATGGAAATAGCTAATTCTGAGGCTGAACTAAAACCAGTAGTAGACTGTGCAAGTCTGAAGACTCTTCAAGATGAAGAACGAGATATGCTAATACACAGTATTTCTGTGGACAGTACATCAGAACAATCCTTAAAAGAGAATGCCATTTCAGAAAGTGAAGAGGGTGGAACTTCAGAATCACCCCAGGTAAATGCTGAACATAAACGTTTTGGCGAAGATAACAATGAAATGATAGCAATGGATTGCGACTCATTTTGCAGTGACCAGAATGAACCTCAGATTGAGCAGTTACCACCAGCTGAAAGTACAGAGCAAGGAGAAGTGAATTCCTTACAGTGTGATGTGGGAAACTGTGCATCAATTTCTGATGAAAAAGATGAAGCTATTCCTCAAGAAAGAGAGTGCCAGCCAGAactcaaaaaagagaaaaagactCGAACTAGAAGATCTAGGTTTCATTCTCCATCAACAACTTGGTCTCCTTCTAGGAGAGAGGGCAGGAAATCTCAATCACCATCCCCTAAAAGGGATATGAACAGAGACAGGAGCTCACGATCACCCAAGAAGGAAACtgtgagggagggaaggaggtcCTTATCTTATTCTCCAAAGAGAGAAACACtcagagatgagaaaaaaacaccatCTCAATCTCCCAAAAGGGAAACTgtcagggaaagcaggagatcATCTTCTCGGTCAAGAACTAAGGATTCATCTCCAAGGCAAAAATCTAGGTCTCGAAGCAGTGATAGAGATTGTCAAAGAAGAGATCatgacagagaaagaagaaatagaagGTGGTCTAGGTCACGGTCTAGGTCAAGATCACGATCTAGGACAAGAAGTAAAGGTTCTTCATTCTCTAGAAGTGAGAGGGAAAGTCATTCACCTCGATGGAAAGAGAGATGGACAAATGACAACTGGAGGAGTCCCAGAAAAAATGATCGATACAGGAGAAATGatcaagagaaacaaaatgaaaatcttaAAAGAGAGAAGGACAGTACAGAAAAAAGCAACGATGATCATTGTTCTTCAGACAAGCAGAGGAATGATTGTCCAGACTGGGTAATGGAAAGAATAAACTCTGGTCCTGAAGTcaggaacagagagagagagaaaccacATTGGGAAGACAGCAGGCATGATAATTCAGGACAATCTTGGAATAAAAACTTTGGTTCAGGTTGGATTCCGAATCGAGGGAGAGGTCAGCGTGGACGAGGTGGGCGTGGGCGAGGTGGTTTCATGTATGGAGACCAGAGTGAAAATCACTGGCAAAACAGGAAACCTCTCTCAGGGAACTCAGATGGTCCTGGGAACGAAGCTTCAAGGTTCTCAGAACATCAGACCTACAAGCGTAAGAATGAACCAGATTATTCGTTCGATACACCTGCTGACAGATCTGGGTGGACATCTGCATCCAGCTGGGCTGTAAGAAAGACTTTACCTGCTGATGTGCAGAATTATTATTTGAGAAGGGGACGCAATTCATCAAGCCCACAGTCTGGATGGGGAATGAGACAAGAAGAGGAGACACCTGAACAAG ATCCAAACCCCAAAGACCAAGGCAACCAGCAAAGTGATGGTTCTCAGTTACCAATAAATATGATGCAGCAACAAATGAATGTAATGCCACAAGTGAATGCACAGCACCAACCTATGAATATCTTCCCGTATCCAGTGGGTGTCCATCCTCCCTTGATGAATATGCAACGAAATCCTTTCAACATCCACCCTCCAATGCCCATGCATCTCCCTGCTGGAGTGCCTCTCATACAGGTAGCTGCTCCCACAAATATTTCTCAGGGATTACCTCCGCCTCCACCTCCACCCCCACCATCTCAGCAAGTCAGCTACATTGCATCACAGCAAGATGGAAAACAATTGCAG gGTATTCCAAATGCTGCTCATGTCAGTAATAACATGAGTGTTCCAGCCttgcctgctccagcagcagtcCTGGGAAACGTGGGAACAGTTCAGGGACCAAGTTCGGGTAATGCAACATCATCGGGTCACATCAAGAGCTCTAATGCAGCTGTAAAATTGGGAGACAACAAAGCAAGTGTAACAGTGGAAGCCAGTGCAGATAGCTCGAAGAAGGACCAG AAATTGTTAATTCAAGAAAAAGCGGCACAAGAGGTCAAACTAGCTATTAAACCTTTCTACCAAAATAAAGACATCACTAAGGAAGAATATAAAGAAATTGTGCGGAAAGCTGTAGATAAA GTTTGTCATAGCAAGAGTGGAGAAGTTAATTCTGCAAAAGTGGCAAATCTAGTGAAAGCGTATGTAGACAAATACAAACATTCACGGAAGAAAAATCCTGAAGAGGCAGTTTCCTGTGAAAGGAAATAG
- the SCAF11 gene encoding protein SCAF11 isoform X1: MTYSPVLLLFYSTWCPIFFFFFPLTTFYKKMKNRKQCVQDTEDQKHEGMEGEENEESCSCSALLYDGNTCPICLNCLLEQEIGFPENCSHTFCMTCILKWAETQASCPIDRRPFQAVCRLDALDKQIKVQVKKQQRRKEEEEETCAYNKETYSHMKMRSSVRRAVCPNRGLLTAKLSKVVTKKYNNILYDKRNKKGLSGKINKPRRQTCWNECIRTNFFSTLLASDSSEESFFSCRNDCTELTEVNAGIRQKRQELELSCSSVIARVERVPLMSFGAEAETFLLTSTAVAETILPTNIRPLENFESLGKGYAVACTQEGEEKKETSGSSGTRGSRRKLVNTTPTRRSARNTKNETLSQSRISPRSSSSACSASDGNNPSLNKTHSEPEKAPPKRKSKRAVKQQTPVVKKKLRSSARSEKLPSGSVEDDDVAESEAVLTLDKDHQSDIESSNASLAQKNNGETESANGLESCSEHAETEETTGECNQDEDTSGNVDLSFSVQEPPILTLGGESQESEVKGITERKVDLTDQDICENSLERTETVASPKDDICDHTTFEKVNQMSCSPQNESMENVETLTTVDQPIASQENESLEHLEPLGKGQLSESPRRELSDHPKVMEIANSEAELKPVVDCASLKTLQDEERDMLIHSISVDSTSEQSLKENAISESEEGGTSESPQVNAEHKRFGEDNNEMIAMDCDSFCSDQNEPQIEQLPPAESTEQGEVNSLQCDVGNCASISDEKDEAIPQERECQPELKKEKKTRTRRSRFHSPSTTWSPSRREGRKSQSPSPKRDMNRDRSSRSPKKETVREGRRSLSYSPKRETLRDEKKTPSQSPKRETVRESRRSSSRSRTKDSSPRQKSRSRSSDRDCQRRDHDRERRNRRWSRSRSRSRSRSRTRSKGSSFSRSERESHSPRWKERWTNDNWRSPRKNDRYRRNDQEKQNENLKREKDSTEKSNDDHCSSDKQRNDCPDWVMERINSGPEVRNREREKPHWEDSRHDNSGQSWNKNFGSGWIPNRGRGQRGRGGRGRGGFMYGDQSENHWQNRKPLSGNSDGPGNEASRFSEHQTYKRKNEPDYSFDTPADRSGWTSASSWAVRKTLPADVQNYYLRRGRNSSSPQSGWGMRQEEETPEQDPNPKDQGNQQSDGSQLPINMMQQQMNVMPQVNAQHQPMNIFPYPVGVHPPLMNMQRNPFNIHPPMPMHLPAGVPLIQVAAPTNISQGLPPPPPPPPPSQQVSYIASQQDGKQLQGIPNAAHVSNNMSVPALPAPAAVLGNVGTVQGPSSGNATSSGHIKSSNAAVKLGDNKASVTVEASADSSKKDQKLLIQEKAAQEVKLAIKPFYQNKDITKEEYKEIVRKAVDKVCHSKSGEVNSAKVANLVKAYVDKYKHSRKKNPEEAVSCERK, encoded by the exons acaCAGGCTTCATGTCCTATCGATCGCAGACCCTTTCAAGCAGTGTGCAGGCTGGATGCATTGGACAAACAGATAAAG GTTCAGgttaaaaagcagcaaaggaggaaggaagaagaagaagaaacctGTGCCTACAATAAGGAAACTTATAGCCATATGAAGATGAGAAGTTCTGTGAG AAGAGCTGTATGTCCAAACAGAGGGCTATTAACAGCAAAATTAAGCAAAGTTGTGACgaaaaaataca ATAATATTTTGTATGACAAACGAAACAAGAAAGGTTTGTCTGGGAAGATAAATAAG CCCAGAAGACAGACCTGCTGGAATGAGTGCATCAGAACTAATTTCTTCAGCACACTTCTGGCCAGTGATAGcagtgaagaatctttttttaGCTGTAGAAATGACTG TACAGAACTCACAGAAGTCAATGCAGGGATCAGACAGAAGAGACAAGAACTGGAATTGTCCTGTTCATCTGTGATTGCTAGAGTTGAAAG AGTTCCTTTAATGTCATTTGGAGCTGAAGCCGAGACCTTTCTTCTCACTTCTACTGCAGTGGCAGAGACAATTCTTCCAACGAATATCAGGCCTTTGGAAAACTTtg AATCTTTAGGCAAAGGATATGCTGTTGCTTGTACccaagaaggagaagagaaaaaggaaacttcTGGTTCATCTGGCACTAGAGGAAGTAGGAGGAAATTGGTTAATACTACTCCTACAAGAAGGTCTGCACGAAACACCAAAAACGAGACTCTGAGTCAATCTCGGATCTCACCTCGATCAAGCAGTTCTGCTTGCAGTGCCTCTGACGGCAATAACCCATCCCTGAATAAAACTCATTCAGAACCAGAGAAGGCTCCTCCAAAACGCAAGTCTAAAAGAGCAGTTAAACAACAAACACCTGTGgtgaaaaagaaactgagaagtTCTGCACGTTCTGAAAAATTGCCCAGTGGCTCTGTGGAAGATGATGATGTTGCTGAGTCTGAAGCAGTTCTAACGTTAGATAAAGACCATCAGTCAGATATTGAAAGCAGCAATGCAAGCCTTGCACAGAAGAATAATGGGGAGACAGAATCTGCTAATGGATTGGAAAGCTGTAGTGAACATGCAGAAACTGAGGAAACTACAGGAGAATGCAACCAAGATGAAGATACTTCAGGCAATGTGGATTTAAGTTTTTCTGTCCAGGAGCCTCCAATACTAACTTTAGGAGGTGAAAGTCAGGAATCTGAAGTAAAAGGTattactgaaagaaaagtaGATCTTACTGATCAAGACATTTGTGAAAATTCTCTTGAACGAACAGAAACAGTAGCTAGTCCCAAAGATGACATATGTGACCATACAACTTTTGAAAAAGTAAATCAGATGTCATGTAGTCCTCAAAATGAATCAATGGAAAATGTAGAAACTTTGACAACAGTAGATCAACCCATAGCTAGTCAAGAAAATGAATCGTTGGAACACCTAGAACCTTTGGGAAAAGGTCAGTTGTCAGAGAGCCCCAGAAGAGAATTGTCTGATCATCCCAAAGTCATGGAAATAGCTAATTCTGAGGCTGAACTAAAACCAGTAGTAGACTGTGCAAGTCTGAAGACTCTTCAAGATGAAGAACGAGATATGCTAATACACAGTATTTCTGTGGACAGTACATCAGAACAATCCTTAAAAGAGAATGCCATTTCAGAAAGTGAAGAGGGTGGAACTTCAGAATCACCCCAGGTAAATGCTGAACATAAACGTTTTGGCGAAGATAACAATGAAATGATAGCAATGGATTGCGACTCATTTTGCAGTGACCAGAATGAACCTCAGATTGAGCAGTTACCACCAGCTGAAAGTACAGAGCAAGGAGAAGTGAATTCCTTACAGTGTGATGTGGGAAACTGTGCATCAATTTCTGATGAAAAAGATGAAGCTATTCCTCAAGAAAGAGAGTGCCAGCCAGAactcaaaaaagagaaaaagactCGAACTAGAAGATCTAGGTTTCATTCTCCATCAACAACTTGGTCTCCTTCTAGGAGAGAGGGCAGGAAATCTCAATCACCATCCCCTAAAAGGGATATGAACAGAGACAGGAGCTCACGATCACCCAAGAAGGAAACtgtgagggagggaaggaggtcCTTATCTTATTCTCCAAAGAGAGAAACACtcagagatgagaaaaaaacaccatCTCAATCTCCCAAAAGGGAAACTgtcagggaaagcaggagatcATCTTCTCGGTCAAGAACTAAGGATTCATCTCCAAGGCAAAAATCTAGGTCTCGAAGCAGTGATAGAGATTGTCAAAGAAGAGATCatgacagagaaagaagaaatagaagGTGGTCTAGGTCACGGTCTAGGTCAAGATCACGATCTAGGACAAGAAGTAAAGGTTCTTCATTCTCTAGAAGTGAGAGGGAAAGTCATTCACCTCGATGGAAAGAGAGATGGACAAATGACAACTGGAGGAGTCCCAGAAAAAATGATCGATACAGGAGAAATGatcaagagaaacaaaatgaaaatcttaAAAGAGAGAAGGACAGTACAGAAAAAAGCAACGATGATCATTGTTCTTCAGACAAGCAGAGGAATGATTGTCCAGACTGGGTAATGGAAAGAATAAACTCTGGTCCTGAAGTcaggaacagagagagagagaaaccacATTGGGAAGACAGCAGGCATGATAATTCAGGACAATCTTGGAATAAAAACTTTGGTTCAGGTTGGATTCCGAATCGAGGGAGAGGTCAGCGTGGACGAGGTGGGCGTGGGCGAGGTGGTTTCATGTATGGAGACCAGAGTGAAAATCACTGGCAAAACAGGAAACCTCTCTCAGGGAACTCAGATGGTCCTGGGAACGAAGCTTCAAGGTTCTCAGAACATCAGACCTACAAGCGTAAGAATGAACCAGATTATTCGTTCGATACACCTGCTGACAGATCTGGGTGGACATCTGCATCCAGCTGGGCTGTAAGAAAGACTTTACCTGCTGATGTGCAGAATTATTATTTGAGAAGGGGACGCAATTCATCAAGCCCACAGTCTGGATGGGGAATGAGACAAGAAGAGGAGACACCTGAACAAG ATCCAAACCCCAAAGACCAAGGCAACCAGCAAAGTGATGGTTCTCAGTTACCAATAAATATGATGCAGCAACAAATGAATGTAATGCCACAAGTGAATGCACAGCACCAACCTATGAATATCTTCCCGTATCCAGTGGGTGTCCATCCTCCCTTGATGAATATGCAACGAAATCCTTTCAACATCCACCCTCCAATGCCCATGCATCTCCCTGCTGGAGTGCCTCTCATACAGGTAGCTGCTCCCACAAATATTTCTCAGGGATTACCTCCGCCTCCACCTCCACCCCCACCATCTCAGCAAGTCAGCTACATTGCATCACAGCAAGATGGAAAACAATTGCAG gGTATTCCAAATGCTGCTCATGTCAGTAATAACATGAGTGTTCCAGCCttgcctgctccagcagcagtcCTGGGAAACGTGGGAACAGTTCAGGGACCAAGTTCGGGTAATGCAACATCATCGGGTCACATCAAGAGCTCTAATGCAGCTGTAAAATTGGGAGACAACAAAGCAAGTGTAACAGTGGAAGCCAGTGCAGATAGCTCGAAGAAGGACCAG AAATTGTTAATTCAAGAAAAAGCGGCACAAGAGGTCAAACTAGCTATTAAACCTTTCTACCAAAATAAAGACATCACTAAGGAAGAATATAAAGAAATTGTGCGGAAAGCTGTAGATAAA GTTTGTCATAGCAAGAGTGGAGAAGTTAATTCTGCAAAAGTGGCAAATCTAGTGAAAGCGTATGTAGACAAATACAAACATTCACGGAAGAAAAATCCTGAAGAGGCAGTTTCCTGTGAAAGGAAATAG